The genomic region ACCGACAGCGAGTTGGCAGAGCGGGAAGCTAGACAAACCGCCTATGACGATATGCTTGCCAGACAGCAAGCCTACGAAAATAGCCTAATCAAACAACCACAACAGCCTATGCCCGATGCAAAAGGTTGCGTGTTCGCTAAAAGCTGCCAGCTTCCGGATGGTGTAATCAACCATGTCAGTAGTACCGGATTTATTCCGGTCGAGAAGTTGGCTGATTTTGGAGAGTTGTCTTTGTTGGGCGGCCGCGAGCGAGACACTGCTGGGAACATTCCGCTAAAAAAAGTAGGAGGCCGTAATTTTCCTGCTGAGGCAGGAACGCTTCTATTAGCTACGACTACCACTGCAAGCCCAGGCGCAAGTGCGGTGAGTGGTGCAAGTGCAGTGACGGGAGGTGTTGTCGCTGGTGCATTGCTCGGCATTGTTGCTCTGCTTTGGCCTTCGAGTTTGGGCGACAGCTCGCTATACACAGAAGAACAACTTAAATCGCTTGAGAAAGGTCGCACTCGTGTCCGATTGCGTTTAGAACAACAAGCCGACGGCACCTTGAAAGGATATGGGTACAACACCCAGACGCGCAGCGATTGGGAGATGATTCCTGTCGTACGGTTCGTGAAGCAAGGCACCCAGCAAGTCGCAGATTTCGGTAATGGCGCAAAATTGATCTGGACACCCGCCGTAGACCCCACCAAGACAACGGTAATTCCACCGCTGGAAGGCGCACCGCAAATACCCCAGATCTGGATTTACCCGCCGACTGAGCAAGCAGACAAGATCATCGTTAATCCGGTTTACCCGCCTGAATACCACGATTTCATCCTGGTTTTTCCGGCTGACTCCGGGGTGTCGCCCCTGTATGTTGTGATTTCAAGGCGCGCTCTCGGCGGCGATATCAAGTACCACAGACCTCCCGCAACACTTCCCGCATTCCCGGATGCTTTTCCTGTCAAATCCAAAAGCAGTGTTCAAGGTGGAGGCGGTAGACGCAGCCGATGGAAGGATAGAAAAGGCCGGATCTTTGAATGGGACAGTAAAACCGGTGCTATCGAGCTTTATAACAAGCAAGGCAAGCATCTTGGCGAGTTTAACCACGAGACCGGGGAACAAATCGATCCCGCAGACCCCGAAAGATCAACCCCGAAGTAAACAGGAGGCTACAGATGTTTTTATGGATTAGCGGTTTCTTAAAGGGTGACGACGAAGACGACACCTTAAAATACCAACTTACAGTTGGGTCGAAATTTGAACCGGCAGTTCTGGCTGCAATGGGTTGGAAAAGCCTTGACGAAAGTCCCGACGGCGAGTGGCTGCTGACACTGGATCAAGCTCAAAAAATCGGCATGGCGGTTAACGAACAACTGCCAGCGGAACTCGATCTTTTTATCGGCATCAGGGGTTAACTTCGGCAATGAGCCTCATCTACCAAAACCCATCGATAAACCACGATGAGGCCGTCCGCCTACTTTCCAGCGGCATAGATGCAAACGTAATCG from Pseudomonas tensinigenes harbors:
- a CDS encoding colicin E3/pyocin S6 family cytotoxin, which gives rise to MARKTDRPRVQNPPAGDGHHITSRYMTDSELAEREARQTAYDDMLARQQAYENSLIKQPQQPMPDAKGCVFAKSCQLPDGVINHVSSTGFIPVEKLADFGELSLLGGRERDTAGNIPLKKVGGRNFPAEAGTLLLATTTTASPGASAVSGASAVTGGVVAGALLGIVALLWPSSLGDSSLYTEEQLKSLEKGRTRVRLRLEQQADGTLKGYGYNTQTRSDWEMIPVVRFVKQGTQQVADFGNGAKLIWTPAVDPTKTTVIPPLEGAPQIPQIWIYPPTEQADKIIVNPVYPPEYHDFILVFPADSGVSPLYVVISRRALGGDIKYHRPPATLPAFPDAFPVKSKSSVQGGGGRRSRWKDRKGRIFEWDSKTGAIELYNKQGKHLGEFNHETGEQIDPADPERSTPK
- a CDS encoding pyocin S6 family toxin immunity protein, whose translation is MFLWISGFLKGDDEDDTLKYQLTVGSKFEPAVLAAMGWKSLDESPDGEWLLTLDQAQKIGMAVNEQLPAELDLFIGIRG